A genomic segment from Nicotiana sylvestris chromosome 1, ASM39365v2, whole genome shotgun sequence encodes:
- the LOC104236996 gene encoding probable mitochondrial import inner membrane translocase subunit TIM21, with protein MQHVRRSGVSLKTRWWSNVVKSNKKFDSLLEYMPSRSLSDLVISRFSSMAAESAAFNVSAKRELIRSGCARRHASYLAAKVIDEPAGLPVLYRNRRSTQCLMTFRSSFQLVNTAGVNPQSSCFARSFASKASGSTQKQSEARKDVSTVEDPFDAPTYNIPEKPVTFTEGASYSLVILAGLAVAAGAAYGVFKELIFQPKEYKIFDKALKRIQNDGQVSVRIGSPVTGYGSESRNRAARQRIPNRIWTDEDGVEHVEVNFYIRGPHGAGKVYTEMFQDKVDRQWKFTYLIVEIKSPSPAQLMLESYVPA; from the exons ATGCAGCATGTGAGGAGAAGCGGGGTTTCTTTGAAAACTAGGTGGTGGTCGAATGTTGTTAAATCAAACAAGAAGTTTGATTCTTTGTTGGAATATATGCCTTCAAGAAGCTTATCTGATTTGGTTATTAGTCGTTTCTCGTCTATGGCTGCTGAAAGTGCTGCTTTCAATGTTTCTGCCAAAAGG GAACTGATAAGATCAGGTTGTGCAAGGAGACATGCTTCTTATCTGGCTGCGAAG GTTATTGATGAACCTGCTG GACTTCCTGTTCTATACAGAAACCGAAGGAGTACACAATGCTTAATGACCTTTAGATCGTCGTTTCAGCTTGTCAATACCGCTGGCGTAAATCCTCAATCATCTTGCTTTGCTAGATCATTTGCATCAAAGGCTTCTGGGTCGACACAAAAGCAATCAGAG GCTCGAAAGGATGTATCTACTGTTGAGGATCCCTTTGATGCTCCTACCTACAATATTCCAGAGAAGCCCGTGACATTTACTGAGGGAGCTTCTTATAGCCTTGTCATTCTTGCCGGACTTGCAGTTGCTGCTGGTGCAGCATATGGAGTTTTTAAGGAACTCATTTTTCAGCCAAAAGA GTACAAAATTTTTGATAAAGCTCTCAAGAGGATTCAAAATGATGGTCAA GTTAGTGTAAGAATTGGATCCCCTGTAACAGGCTATGGATCAGAAAGTAGAAACCGTGCTGCACGCCAACGCATCCCCAATAGGATATGGACTGATGAAGACGGAGTTGAGCATGTTGAG GTCAATTTTTATATCCGCGGACCACATGGAGCTGGCAAGGTTTATACAGAGATGTTTCAGGACAAGGTGGATAGGCAGTGGAAGTTCACATACTTGATCGTTGAGATCAAATCACCGTCACCAGCTCAGTTGATGCTCGAGTCGTATGTACCTGCCTGA
- the LOC104236995 gene encoding uncharacterized protein, with the protein MNQKEVSNAAGGTAHHRWWAAASTGQLVWGIHAFRKGYAGECRLMPLKAFGVASLFVGAIASASVASLQASGIHSVEDMKAVGASIRTGLGLTRRARDD; encoded by the exons ATGAACCAAAAGGAAGTCAGCAACGCTGCTGGCGGCACAGCCCATCACCGGTGGTGGGCCGCCGCGAGCACAGGCCAGTTAGTATGGGGAATTCACGCTTTTAGAAAAGGTTACGCCGGTGAATGTCGACTGATGCCGCTTAAAGCCTTCGGCGTCGCCTCGCTTTTCGTCGGCGCCATCGCTTCCGCCTCCGTTGCCTCTCTTCAGGCCTCCGGCATCCATTCC GTGGAAGACATGAAGGCTGTTGGGGCAAGCATAAGAACCGGACTTGGGTTAACACGAAGGGCACGGGATGACTAA
- the LOC104236997 gene encoding putative pentatricopeptide repeat-containing protein At3g25970: protein MRLLNSLAESSATSLSKVTATHCRATKLGRISDTYTATNILNGYTKCREIGTALKLFDEIPYKDTASWNIMVSGYVNSGKFHGAWLFLNLMKERGFCLNDYTFGSILKGIASNGLLSLGQQVQCDVVKMGYVGNVYSASALLDMYAKCGKVDDANKVFQRMPERNYVSWNAIIAGYAGKGEIEYCFWLLRGMEQEGMQLDDGTFSPLLTLLNEKRFYKVTMQVHAKVKKLGLCCQVKVVNALITAYSQCGSIESAKSVFVGTISCRDLVTWNSMLAAYLEHDEEKQAFELFLDMERLGLEMDSYTYTSIISGCFEDKHNSQGKCLHALIIKRGLENVTIISNALISMYAKSCTNYMDDALTVFGNLDVKDSVSWNSILTGLSQTGWSEIAFKFFSKMRVEHLEMDEYSFSATLRSCSDLATLQFGQQIHALALKLSSESYKYVSSALILMYSNCGIIEDAWKSFEVSPKGSSISWNSIMFAHAQHGQGKLVLDLFFLMKQSEVKLDHITFVAVLTACSHIGLVEEGCHFFKSMEADFGIVPRMEHYACAIDLLGRAGHLEEAKELVKGMPFDPDAMVLRTLLGVCRSCGDIEYASEVASRLLELEPGDHSTYVLLSDMYRQIKKWDKIANIKRLMREKSVSKVPGWSWIELQNEVHAFNAEDLSHPRCREIYSKLRELTDEIMFSESENASGLMVSMADLESVV from the coding sequence ATGAGGCTATTGAACTCTCTCGCTGAAAGCTCAGCGACATCCTTGTCAAAAGTAACGGCAACCCATTGTCGTGCTACCAAACTAGGACGCATTAGCGATACATACACTGCCACTAACATCTTGAACGGGTACACAAAATGCCGGGAGATTGGTACTGCTCTCAAGCTGTTCGACGAAATTCCCTACAAAGATACTGCTTCTTGGAACATCATGGTTTCTGGATACGTCAATTCTGGGAAGTTTCATGGTGCTTGGCTGTTCCTTAATTTGATGAAAGAACGTGGGTTTTGTTTAAATGACTATACTTTCGGAAGCATACTAAAGGGTATTGCTTCTAATGGCCTATTGTCCTTAGGCCAACAGGTGCAATGTGATGTGGTTAAAATGGGCTATGTGGGGAATGTTTATTCCGCCAGTGCTTTGCTGGACATGTACGCTAAGTGTGGCAAAGTTGACGACGCAAATAAAGTGTTTCAACGCATGCCTGAACGTAATTATGTCTCATGGAATGCTATAATAGCAGGGTATGCAGGGAAAGGTGAGATAGAATATTGCTTTTGGTTGTTGAGAGGTATGGAGCAAGAGGGTATGCAACTTGATGATGGCACATTCTCTCCGCTTTTAACGTTGCTTAATGAGAAAAGGTTTTACAAGGTGACAATGCAGGTTCATGCAAAAGTTAAAAAGCTTGGTTTATGTTGTCAAGTCAAAGTGGTCAATGCTCTAATCACTGCATATTCCCAATGTGGGAGTATTGAAAGTGCGAAAAGTGTTTTTGTTGGTACTATTAGTTGCAGAGATTTGGTAACGTGGAATTCAATGCTAGCAGCTTATTTAGAACATGATGAGGAGAAGCAGGCATTTGAACTATTCTTGGACATGGAAAGGCTTGGGTTGGAAATGGATTCTTATACTTATACTAGTATAATAAGTGGTTGTTTCGAGGATAAACATAACAGTCAAGGAAAGTGTTTGCATGCTTTGATTATTAAGAGAGGACTGGAAAATGTAACTATAATCTCGAATGCATTGATTTCCATGTATGCCAAATCATGCACAAACTATATGGATGATGCGCTGACAGTATTTGGAAACCTGGATGTAAAGGATTCTGTTtcttggaattccattttgaccggATTGTCACAAACGGGTTGGAGTGAAATTGCTTTCAAATTTTTTTCGAAAATGAGGGTGGAACACCTTGAGATGGATGAATATTCCTTTTCTGCTACCCTTAGGTCTTGCTCGGATTTGGCTACTCTTCAATTCGGTCAACAAATTCATGCCTTGGCACTAAAACTGAGCTCCGAGTCATATAAGTATGTTAGCAGTGCTTTGATACTTATGTATTCCAATTGTGGAATCATTGAAGATGCTTGGAAGTCCTTTGAAGTTTCTCCTAAAGGGAGTTCAATATCTTGGAACTCGATCATGTTTGCTCATGCACAACACGGGCAGGGTAAACTTGTCCTTGACCTCTTCTTCCTAATGAAACAAAGCGAAGTGAAGCTAGACCATATAACTTTTGTGGCAGTCTTGACTGCATGTAGTCACATTGGTCTTGTTGAAGAAGGTTGCCATTTTTTCAAATCTATGGAAGCTGATTTTGGAATTGTTCCAAGAATGGAACATTATGCTTGTGCAATTGATCTACTCGGGCGGGCTGGACATCTTGAGGAGGCAAAAGAGCTGGTTAAAGGAATGCCATTTGATCCTGATGCGATGGTTTTGAGAACTCTACTCGGTGTCTGTCGGTCGTGTGGTGATATTGAATATGCAAGTGAGGTAGCTAGCCGTTTGCTAGAATTGGAGCCGGGAGATCATAGCACTTACGTTTTGCTCTCAGACATGTACCGACAAATCAAGAAGTGGGATAAAATAGCTAATATTAAGAGGCTGATGAGGGAAAAGAGTGTCAGTAAGGTACCTGGTTGGAGTTGGATAGAACTTCAAAACGAGGTACATGCTTTCAATGCAGAGGATCTATCACATCCTCGTTGCCGTGAAATTTATTCGAAATTGAGAGAACTGACAGATGAAATCATGTTCTCTGAATCTGAAAATGCTAGCGGATTAATGGTTTCTATGGCCGATCTGGAATCAGTGGTTTAA